CTGTAATTTACAGCCTGATTCTGGAACAGCAGGATTATTTTAAACAATATAGCCTTTATTATCTTCTTTACTTACAAAACTATTTAATTCCTGTTGAAGAATTTGCCAGATACCTTAAAACATTCGGTTTAACTCATACCTGGTCTTTAGTTGTTGAACAAAATTTTTATCTACTCGTTCCGATTTTTTTCTTATTTCTTTTTAGCAAAGCTAAGCATAATTGGAAATGGCTGGTTATAGCCACCTTATCGGTATTGTTACTGCCCCTTATTTACCGTATTTCATTTACGTATGCTTTTAGAGGTAAAATAGATCAGCCACTTTTCTTTAAGTTTATTTATATACCTTTTTATAGCCGGTACGATAGCTTGGCCTTTGGCGTGATTTTGGCTTACTTTTATTTATTCTATAAACCTCTTATTCCCTGGGACTGGCCGTGGGCCAAATTGGGGTTGATTTTTGTGTTCATACCGGTTCTATTTGGCGAACATGCACCCTCGAGCTTTTTTAATACCAGTCTCGTTTTTTCTATGTTAGGCTTGGGGTTCGCTTTGATTATTCTAAGGTGTTTGCAGCCCGGGTATAATAATCAAAAATTGGTGAACCTTCCAATCTTGAGATTTTATGGAAGAATCTCATACTCTTTCTATTTGCTTCATGTTTTTCCGCTTATGTTTACCATCCGATTGACTCAGTCGTTTATTGATCCAGGTCAATATGGCCTTGCTTATTTTATAGTTTGTTTTTTTATTTCATTAGCTGTTGTTTCTATAGCAGCAAATTTTATGTATTTGTTGATTGAGAGGCCCTTTTTAAAGCTAAGAGGAAAATTATTAGAGGTATGGTTTGAGAGAAAATTGGAGAAAGCCTCTCTTTTCCGCATTTAACTTTATAATTACGCAAATTTTTTAGTTTGAGAAAAATGCAGAAGATGTGAGAAAGACTTGATGAGATGATTCAAACAAAAGTAAAGAGTTTGGTGAAAAATAGTCTCGCCCAAACTCGTTGGGGACGAGATATTCTACTTAGTAGAGCGGAGTCAAATGTTCAGGTAACGATGGAAAATATACCTGAATTTCCTATATACTTGGATATTGAAACAACCAACTACTGTAACCTGAAATGCGTAATGTGTCCACGCACAGATCTTATGAGCCGGCCGTTAGCTCATCTAGAATTTGATCTTTTCAAGAAACTTATTGATGAGGCAGCAGCGTATGGACTGGCTTTTGTGGATTTGCACCTGTTTGGTGAACCTCTCCTATATCATCAAACATTTGATATGATTCGGTATGTTAAGCAGTATCCTACTATTCATAGTGTACGGATGAGTACAAATGCGACCGTGTTGGATGAAGAAAGAAGTCGGTTATTGTGTGAGTCGGGTTTGGATATGTTGTACATTTCTTTGGATGGCGCTACAAAGGCAACCTATGAAAAGTTGCG
This Anaerolineae bacterium DNA region includes the following protein-coding sequences:
- a CDS encoding acyltransferase, coding for MTFIERIKDIFLLDLEGQSTLPKEYSHEHFPALDGLRGIAVLLVLAAHISVYSPLASPGFRVVNNGWVGVDLFFVLSGFLIGKQLLAELARSGAINLKRFWLKRFFRIVPAYFFTLIIAVIYSLILEQQDYFKQYSLYYLLYLQNYLIPVEEFARYLKTFGLTHTWSLVVEQNFYLLVPIFFLFLFSKAKHNWKWLVIATLSVLLLPLIYRISFTYAFRGKIDQPLFFKFIYIPFYSRYDSLAFGVILAYFYLFYKPLIPWDWPWAKLGLIFVFIPVLFGEHAPSSFFNTSLVFSMLGLGFALIILRCLQPGYNNQKLVNLPILRFYGRISYSFYLLHVFPLMFTIRLTQSFIDPGQYGLAYFIVCFFISLAVVSIAANFMYLLIERPFLKLRGKLLEVWFERKLEKASLFRI